A genomic segment from Lagenorhynchus albirostris chromosome X, mLagAlb1.1, whole genome shotgun sequence encodes:
- the LOC132513051 gene encoding LOW QUALITY PROTEIN: CAAX box protein 1-like (The sequence of the model RefSeq protein was modified relative to this genomic sequence to represent the inferred CDS: substituted 1 base at 1 genomic stop codon) — RAPRAWGRVPGGGSAAPVAATQIATGGVLPPRLPPPSPSGRLDLPRARVPSRVVLAFVPGIALQVPAAAAAGPDSGAAVALSGQPGPSPADLDSVVRSSCKPGSCYTPDRPPSARPLPTARPLPDSQARTQVPRDLRCRRHRHRHPPHPTDSLQPSAVWTRPGGVXAGHSLWTMLPTARHRPGGAGQPFTFGGTPSLPPPRDIFCSCQVAARSQGCLAAKSSHSLSPVDLFVSPRIQFSSECAAVSLMCAFCSTQ; from the coding sequence AGAGCCCCTCGGGCCTGGGGGCGGGTGCCCGGGGGAGGGTCCGCCGCGCCAGTCGCCGCCACCCAGATCGCCACAGGCGGCGTCCTCCCGCCGCGCCTCCCCCCTCCCTCGCCTTCGGGTCGCCTTGATCTCCCCCGCGCTCGTGTCCCCTCCCGCGTAGTGCTTGCCTTTGTTCCAGGAATAGCGCTCCAGGTtcccgctgctgccgccgctggGCCTGACTCTGGAGCGGCCGTAGCCCTCTCAGGCCAGCCCGGCCCCTCCCCTGCAGACTTGGACTCGGTCGTGCGCTCCAGCTGCAAGCCGGGCTCCTGTTACACACCGGACAGACCACCCTCAGCCCGGCCGCTGCCAACCGCCCGCCCTCTGCCAGACTCCCAGGCCCGCACACAGGTGCCCAGAGATCTGcgctgccgccgccaccgccaccgccaTCCACCGCATCCCACCGACAGCCTGCAGCCTTCAGCGGTCTGGACTCGCCCGGGAGGTGTCTGAGCTGGGCACAGCCTCTGGACAATGCTTCCAACAGCTCGCCACCGCCCTGGAGGGGCTGGCCAGCCTTTCACCTTTGGCGGGACcccgtccctccctcctcccagagaCATCTTCTGCTCCTGCCAGGTGGCCGCCAGGTCCCAGGGGTGCCTGGCAGCCAAATCGAGTCACTCATTGTCTCCTGTGGACCTGTTCGTTTCGCCCAGAATCCAGTTCTCTTCTGAATGTGCAGCTGTCTCTCTGATGTGTGCCTTTTGTTCCACACAGTAA
- the ETDB gene encoding embryonic testis differentiation protein homolog B — protein MDKGTSEVSPNMPTLTIKKKEKSKKVTNSVVIFLLARQLGKHRSDVDLSRWVWMLN, from the coding sequence ATGGATAAAGGAACCTCTGAAGTCAGTCCCAACATGCCTACATTGAccatcaagaagaaagaaaaatccaagaaGGTCACCAACAGTGTGGTGATCTTTTTACTTGCTAGGCAACTGGGCAAGCACAGAAGTGATGTGGATTTGTCCAGGTGGGTGTGGATGCTGAATTAA